A genomic window from Corallincola holothuriorum includes:
- a CDS encoding SOUL family heme-binding protein, translated as MATEEPKYTVLETSEAFELRAYAPMIIAETLVDGQMDDASSAGFKAIANYIFGNNTAPSGKAEEISMTAPVAMAAGSENINMTSPVTMQSVDSKWRVHFVMPSEYTMATLPKPNSPAVKIRQIPPTNYAVIQFSGFTGEEKVASQTTQLLEWMKTKGITPRGTPQLARYNPPWTLPFLRRNEVMIAY; from the coding sequence ATGGCAACTGAAGAGCCCAAATACACAGTTTTGGAAACATCAGAAGCGTTTGAACTGCGTGCCTATGCCCCAATGATCATTGCTGAAACGCTGGTTGATGGGCAGATGGATGACGCATCCAGCGCCGGGTTCAAGGCCATTGCCAATTACATTTTTGGCAATAATACGGCCCCCTCTGGCAAAGCAGAAGAGATCAGTATGACAGCCCCTGTTGCCATGGCTGCAGGATCTGAAAACATCAATATGACCTCGCCGGTAACTATGCAAAGCGTTGACAGCAAGTGGCGAGTTCATTTTGTGATGCCCAGTGAATACACCATGGCAACCCTGCCAAAACCAAATAGCCCAGCGGTAAAGATCCGGCAAATTCCGCCAACAAATTATGCAGTGATCCAATTTTCCGGTTTTACCGGAGAAGAGAAGGTAGCTAGCCAGACGACACAGTTACTCGAGTGGATGAAAACTAAGGGGATCACGCCGCGGGGGACACCTCAACTTGCTCGATACAACCCGCCGTGGACATTGCCCTTCTTGCGCCGCAATGAGGTGATGATCGCTTACTGA
- the pgsA gene encoding CDP-diacylglycerol--glycerol-3-phosphate 3-phosphatidyltransferase, giving the protein MLTVPNILTVFRIALIPVFLVCYYLPWEHAMFTAAVFFWLAAVTDYFDGYLARRLGQETAFGAFLDPVADKVTVCAALIILVDFYNTLWITIPAIIIISREILISALREWMAEAGKRSEVAVANIGKWKTTAQMLALIGLISHFNDFIIYLAYLLLYIATALTLWSMVIYLKVAWKQIVAIDSVKK; this is encoded by the coding sequence ATGTTGACTGTTCCTAATATTCTAACCGTTTTCCGTATCGCGCTTATCCCCGTCTTTCTGGTGTGTTACTACCTCCCTTGGGAGCACGCGATGTTCACCGCGGCTGTGTTTTTCTGGCTAGCGGCAGTGACAGACTATTTTGACGGCTATCTTGCACGTCGCCTTGGGCAGGAGACTGCTTTTGGCGCTTTTCTTGACCCCGTCGCCGATAAGGTGACCGTTTGCGCCGCTTTGATTATTCTGGTGGATTTCTACAACACACTTTGGATCACTATCCCTGCTATCATCATTATCTCCCGTGAGATCCTGATCTCAGCATTAAGGGAATGGATGGCGGAAGCGGGTAAGCGTTCGGAAGTGGCCGTCGCCAATATCGGCAAGTGGAAGACAACGGCACAGATGTTGGCGCTGATTGGCCTGATATCGCATTTTAACGATTTTATTATCTACCTTGCCTATCTGTTGCTGTATATCGCTACTGCGTTGACTCTTTGGTCTATGGTGATTTACCTCAAGGTGGCATGGAAGCAGATAGTCGCCATCGATTCAGTTAAAAAATGA
- a CDS encoding glycine cleavage system protein R: MTVVTLVSFVGSSRPGLLKDLAEQCHQLGARWLNSKVSYLGGQIAALIRVEMPEEKAVQLESVFRGCGCINVRFSEIQQEKRQQRSQLKLSVDAEDRPGIVNELTQLFDRQGVEVVDLESHRMGVAELGGNVFTAGITLNLPPEITQEQLVTEIESIAGGLVVRDAVPA; the protein is encoded by the coding sequence ATGACGGTCGTTACTTTGGTAAGTTTTGTCGGTAGTTCGCGCCCTGGACTACTTAAAGACCTCGCAGAACAATGCCACCAGTTAGGTGCGAGATGGTTAAATAGTAAGGTGAGTTATCTTGGCGGACAAATCGCAGCATTGATCCGAGTTGAGATGCCAGAAGAAAAAGCAGTGCAATTAGAGTCTGTTTTCAGGGGATGTGGTTGCATCAATGTGCGATTTTCAGAGATTCAACAAGAGAAACGGCAACAACGCTCACAACTGAAGCTATCGGTCGATGCTGAAGATCGTCCAGGGATTGTCAATGAACTCACCCAACTATTTGACCGGCAGGGGGTTGAGGTAGTCGATCTCGAAAGTCACAGGATGGGCGTGGCGGAGCTTGGTGGGAACGTTTTTACTGCTGGTATCACGTTGAACTTACCTCCCGAAATTACCCAGGAGCAATTGGTCACTGAGATTGAGTCCATCGCGGGTGGTCTGGTGGTGCGTGACGCTGTGCCGGCTTAG
- the uvrY gene encoding UvrY/SirA/GacA family response regulator transcription factor, with protein sequence MIRVYLVDDHELVRTGIRRLLEDVRGMQVIGEADSGEAAVKWSRENHPDVILMDMNMPGIGGLEATKKILRHSPDSKIIVLTVHTENPFPSKVMQAGASGYLSKGAAPEEVVNAIRLVNSGQRYISPEIAQQIALSQFSHSNENPFQELSERELQIMLMITRGEKVGYISEQLNLSPKTVNSYRYRLFKKLEIDGDVELTHLAIRHGMLDAEKL encoded by the coding sequence GTGATCCGAGTTTATCTCGTTGATGACCATGAACTTGTACGTACAGGTATTCGTCGCCTTTTAGAAGATGTGCGCGGTATGCAAGTCATTGGTGAAGCTGACAGTGGTGAGGCCGCAGTGAAGTGGTCTCGTGAAAATCATCCCGATGTGATCCTGATGGATATGAACATGCCGGGTATTGGTGGACTGGAAGCGACGAAGAAGATCCTTCGACATTCTCCAGACAGCAAGATCATTGTATTGACTGTTCATACCGAAAATCCGTTTCCTAGTAAGGTGATGCAGGCAGGCGCTTCTGGCTATCTGTCAAAAGGCGCAGCCCCTGAGGAAGTGGTGAATGCGATACGCTTGGTTAATAGCGGTCAGCGCTATATCTCTCCGGAGATCGCTCAGCAGATCGCGTTAAGTCAGTTTAGTCACTCCAATGAAAATCCTTTTCAGGAACTGTCTGAGCGAGAGTTACAGATCATGCTGATGATCACCCGTGGTGAGAAAGTCGGGTATATCTCAGAGCAGCTTAATCTCAGCCCCAAAACAGTGAACAGCTATCGTTATCGATTGTTTAAGAAGTTAGAGATCGATGGTGATGTTGAGCTTACCCATCTGGCTATTCGCCACGGAATGTTGGACGCCGAAAAACTCTGA
- a CDS encoding DUF3429 domain-containing protein, whose translation MSRSQAVSVSLGYAGLIPFFIAIALILMEQTIWGVEGLLLFTSYSAIILSFLAGALWGRVIDRSSVLPIKPAILIVSNLFALWAWAGMLAGRADAAIIVLAIGFALLIAVETYLFKENEPATKPLELQAIDEEAQGRFCYAQLRRNLTVMVVGLHVGVIAL comes from the coding sequence ATGAGCCGTTCTCAAGCTGTTTCTGTGAGCCTGGGCTATGCGGGATTAATACCGTTTTTTATCGCCATCGCTTTGATCTTGATGGAGCAAACGATATGGGGTGTTGAGGGCTTGCTCCTCTTCACCTCTTACAGTGCGATTATCCTTAGTTTCTTGGCGGGCGCTCTGTGGGGACGTGTTATCGATCGCTCATCTGTTTTGCCCATCAAGCCTGCCATTTTGATCGTCAGCAATTTGTTCGCCTTATGGGCATGGGCGGGGATGCTTGCGGGGCGTGCCGACGCCGCCATTATCGTGTTAGCCATTGGTTTTGCCTTGTTGATTGCGGTAGAAACTTATCTGTTTAAAGAAAATGAGCCGGCGACTAAGCCGCTCGAACTCCAAGCTATTGATGAAGAAGCGCAGGGCCGTTTTTGTTACGCGCAATTACGCAGAAATTTGACGGTCATGGTGGTCGGTTTGCACGTAGGGGTCATAGCGTTATGA
- a CDS encoding nucleotidyl transferase AbiEii/AbiGii toxin family protein, with the protein MLKEQIRQIVQANPDYAAVAPVIEKEILHHDIMDVLIKQGAMQKLTFIGGTSLRMCYNSARLSEDLDFNGGHDFRPADFDGLETEIQQYIQHKYETDVWVNKPTEDRQGDTASWKISIVKEANRPDLPRQKMHIDVCAIPSFDVEKKPLLNHYNVVVPTEGLLVPVQSLQEILADKMIALAYRARRIKPRDIWDIVWIKQRGIALSKALVDQKLVARNKQADDFRSALATQRTKLMNDDEVRNDFNMEMSRFVPQQIKARTLDNPEYWPYLQSEVSEIASLLISDDVTTSKFDMGL; encoded by the coding sequence ATGCTGAAAGAGCAGATCCGCCAAATCGTTCAAGCCAATCCTGATTATGCAGCTGTTGCTCCTGTGATAGAAAAAGAGATCCTGCACCACGACATTATGGATGTGTTGATTAAACAGGGCGCAATGCAAAAGCTTACCTTCATTGGTGGTACCTCATTGCGTATGTGCTACAACAGCGCCCGTTTGTCTGAAGATCTTGATTTTAATGGTGGCCACGACTTTCGACCGGCAGATTTTGATGGATTGGAAACTGAGATCCAACAATATATCCAGCACAAATACGAAACCGATGTCTGGGTAAATAAACCAACAGAAGACAGGCAGGGCGATACCGCATCTTGGAAAATCAGTATCGTCAAAGAAGCTAACCGGCCGGATCTGCCTAGGCAAAAAATGCATATTGATGTGTGTGCTATCCCATCCTTTGATGTAGAGAAAAAGCCTCTGCTGAATCACTACAATGTAGTCGTGCCAACAGAAGGCCTCTTAGTTCCAGTGCAATCGCTGCAAGAGATACTGGCTGACAAGATGATCGCGCTGGCCTATCGCGCAAGAAGGATAAAACCCCGAGATATCTGGGACATCGTTTGGATAAAGCAGCGCGGTATCGCGTTGTCAAAAGCCTTGGTTGATCAGAAATTAGTTGCCAGAAACAAGCAAGCCGATGACTTTCGATCTGCGCTTGCCACTCAACGGACTAAATTGATGAATGACGATGAAGTGCGCAACGATTTCAATATGGAAATGAGCCGCTTTGTTCCGCAACAGATAAAAGCACGGACGCTGGATAATCCCGAATATTGGCCGTACCTGCAGTCCGAAGTCAGCGAGATAGCATCTTTGCTAATCAGTGATGATGTCACCACTAGCAAGTTTGATATGGGGCTGTGA
- the tusD gene encoding sulfurtransferase complex subunit TusD, with the protein MASFSIIINASPVSHQAHHSAFQFATAARKQGHDIKQLFFFQDGVNTGSALLSPAGDETNWAQRWASFAEQQIATASGAQTQLVLCVASALRRGILNKDEAAQIDSAQFNLHPAFRLGGLGELVTHSLDVDRVIHFK; encoded by the coding sequence ATGGCTAGTTTCTCTATCATCATCAATGCAAGCCCTGTGAGCCACCAAGCTCACCATAGTGCTTTCCAGTTCGCGACGGCGGCTAGGAAGCAAGGTCACGACATTAAACAGTTATTCTTCTTTCAGGATGGCGTTAACACGGGCTCTGCCCTGCTCTCTCCTGCCGGCGATGAAACTAACTGGGCTCAGCGCTGGGCAAGTTTTGCAGAACAACAGATAGCAACAGCTAGCGGCGCACAGACGCAGTTAGTGCTCTGTGTCGCCTCTGCGCTGCGCCGGGGAATACTAAATAAAGATGAAGCGGCTCAGATAGACTCAGCTCAGTTTAATCTGCATCCAGCCTTTCGGCTTGGCGGATTAGGTGAGTTGGTGACTCACTCTTTAGATGTTGATCGCGTCATCCACTTTAAATGA
- a CDS encoding L-lactate MFS transporter → MKNRWLIAAAAVGIHVSIGSVYAWSVFNLPLEQAFGWSKNEVAWTFSFAIFFLGLSAAIGGHFIEKRGPRIAGLVAGTMWGLGMLGAGVATSLGSLEMLWLSYGLIGGIGLGIGYITPVSTLVKWFPDRRGMATGLAIMGFGFGAMIGAPIFNAIMDTLSIPMTFFIMGGVYMVLMYASALYLERPPEGWMPEHMKEAIESGKQKKVEDLSQLTANEAAKTGPFYGLWIMMFINISCGIAVIYSASPLAQESIGLSALEAAAVVGLMSLFNGLGRIAWASLSDYLGRPSTYMAFFIIQIVAFYLLPNITSVILFQVVLYIILTCYGGGFATLPAYIGDLFGTKELGAVHGYVLTAWAAAGLAGPQIAAYVRTVTGSYEMTLYIFAAVFILALIVSILMKRYVNKARAEREITGNTAHA, encoded by the coding sequence ATGAAAAACCGTTGGCTAATCGCCGCCGCCGCAGTTGGCATTCATGTGTCAATTGGATCTGTTTATGCCTGGAGCGTTTTCAATCTTCCATTGGAACAAGCATTCGGCTGGTCAAAAAACGAAGTGGCTTGGACGTTTAGCTTTGCCATCTTTTTCCTTGGCTTATCAGCTGCTATTGGCGGCCATTTTATCGAGAAACGAGGTCCCAGAATCGCCGGCTTAGTTGCCGGTACGATGTGGGGACTAGGCATGCTAGGCGCAGGGGTTGCAACCTCGCTTGGCAGTCTGGAAATGCTTTGGCTGAGTTACGGTTTAATCGGGGGCATTGGTCTTGGCATCGGCTATATCACACCGGTATCAACCTTAGTTAAATGGTTTCCTGATCGGCGCGGTATGGCCACGGGGCTCGCCATCATGGGCTTTGGTTTTGGTGCCATGATTGGCGCTCCCATCTTCAACGCCATTATGGACACCCTCAGTATTCCAATGACTTTCTTCATTATGGGCGGCGTGTATATGGTGTTGATGTATGCATCCGCACTTTACCTAGAACGTCCGCCAGAGGGGTGGATGCCTGAGCATATGAAAGAAGCCATTGAATCTGGTAAACAAAAAAAAGTAGAAGACCTGTCCCAGTTAACCGCAAATGAAGCAGCCAAAACAGGCCCTTTCTATGGGCTTTGGATAATGATGTTTATAAACATTAGCTGCGGCATTGCCGTGATCTACTCAGCTTCACCGCTGGCACAAGAAAGTATCGGCCTGTCGGCTTTGGAAGCTGCCGCCGTCGTCGGTCTGATGTCGCTATTCAATGGCCTGGGCAGAATAGCCTGGGCATCACTGTCAGATTACTTGGGGCGCCCCAGCACCTACATGGCATTCTTCATCATACAGATTGTCGCCTTCTACCTGCTTCCCAACATCACCAGCGTTATCCTGTTCCAGGTTGTCCTGTACATCATCCTCACCTGCTATGGTGGTGGCTTCGCTACCCTACCCGCCTATATCGGCGATCTATTTGGCACCAAAGAACTTGGTGCGGTTCATGGTTATGTCCTTACCGCTTGGGCAGCGGCAGGCTTAGCAGGCCCACAAATCGCAGCGTATGTGCGAACAGTGACGGGAAGTTATGAGATGACACTCTACATCTTTGCTGCCGTGTTTATTCTCGCATTGATCGTATCCATACTGATGAAGCGTTACGTGAATAAAGCGCGAGCAGAACGAGAGATAACAGGAAATACAGCGCACGCATAA
- a CDS encoding DsrE family protein, with protein MKKIAILLRQSPFTGNQLQETIDIGLAYAAFDQSVSLIFTEQAVLACCESTEPARAGFADFLKQFGAFELYEIAETVVCADALALQGLAEHQLRAGVESRSAAEIAALLPTFDIVISI; from the coding sequence ATGAAAAAGATAGCGATTCTCCTGCGCCAATCCCCGTTCACAGGCAACCAGCTACAAGAAACCATTGATATAGGTTTAGCTTACGCTGCTTTTGACCAATCCGTATCGTTAATCTTTACTGAGCAAGCGGTATTAGCCTGTTGTGAATCCACTGAGCCTGCGCGAGCTGGGTTTGCCGACTTTCTTAAACAATTTGGTGCATTTGAGCTGTATGAAATAGCGGAAACAGTGGTGTGCGCTGATGCGTTGGCGCTGCAAGGGCTAGCAGAGCATCAACTTAGAGCTGGGGTGGAAAGTCGTTCAGCGGCTGAGATAGCAGCCCTACTCCCGACATTCGACATCGTGATAAGTATCTAA
- the tusE gene encoding sulfurtransferase TusE, whose protein sequence is MYDFDGKQIATDKLGYLENIDDWSESLAALIASNENIELTPSHWQVVHFVRDFYLEFNTSPAIRVLVKAMAKKYGEEKGNSRYLYKLFPKGPAKQATKIAGLPKPVKCI, encoded by the coding sequence ATGTACGATTTTGATGGCAAACAGATTGCCACAGATAAACTCGGTTACCTTGAAAATATTGATGATTGGAGCGAATCATTAGCCGCCCTGATCGCCAGCAATGAAAATATTGAATTGACGCCAAGCCATTGGCAAGTCGTACATTTTGTGCGGGATTTCTATCTCGAATTCAACACCAGCCCGGCGATCCGTGTGCTGGTAAAAGCAATGGCTAAGAAATATGGCGAAGAGAAAGGAAACAGCCGCTATCTGTATAAGCTCTTCCCTAAAGGGCCCGCAAAACAAGCCACCAAAATCGCTGGCTTACCCAAACCAGTAAAGTGTATCTAA
- the abiEi gene encoding type IV toxin-antitoxin system AbiEi family antitoxin — translation MTKANELLSVLANAVKAGGGIHTAAELAFMLEAPCDPAFIKFLSDRVKKGQLRRVVKGLYESTLTPPPPNAAIYKIIKKMRSGVLNYISLESQLSYTGDISQVVMDRVTVVTKGRSGVFSTPYGVIEFTHTKKPIEQIAPNLYFDPDIQMYRATTEQAVADLKHCRRNLHMLES, via the coding sequence ATGACCAAAGCCAACGAGTTGCTGAGTGTGTTAGCCAATGCCGTTAAAGCGGGCGGCGGTATTCATACTGCTGCTGAGTTGGCATTTATGTTGGAGGCGCCCTGCGATCCGGCCTTTATCAAATTTCTGTCGGATAGGGTTAAAAAGGGTCAGCTTAGGCGTGTCGTGAAAGGCTTGTATGAAAGCACGTTGACGCCACCACCTCCCAATGCTGCGATCTATAAAATCATCAAAAAGATGCGCAGCGGTGTACTTAACTACATCAGTCTGGAAAGTCAGTTGAGTTATACCGGTGACATCTCACAAGTCGTGATGGACAGAGTCACTGTGGTGACTAAAGGACGAAGTGGCGTTTTTTCTACACCCTACGGCGTTATTGAATTTACCCACACCAAAAAGCCAATCGAGCAGATTGCGCCCAATTTGTATTTTGATCCCGACATTCAAATGTATCGTGCGACAACCGAACAAGCGGTAGCAGACCTAAAGCACTGCCGGCGCAACCTGCATATGCTGGAGAGTTAA
- the uvrC gene encoding excinuclease ABC subunit UvrC: MDFDAKAFLRSVTDQPGVYQMLNDKDEVIYVGKAKSLKKRLSSYFRTNVDSTKTRALVANIANVTVTVTHTEAEALILENNLIKKFRPRYNVLLRDDKSYPYLLISGHKHPRLAYHRGAKKAAGEYFGPFPSGSAVRESLNLLQKLFQVRQCDDSTYRNRSRPCLQHQLGRCTAPCVNGFVSEQAYADQVAKTRLFLKGQSEKVISQMVSEMDQAAMALDFELAAQLRDRITTLRQVQVQHSVEAGKDAMDVIGLAINGNQCCLHLQFIRDGKLLGNKSVFPTVPSATEAEELLVALLTQFYGAEGRGGQVPAIIVLPFKLAEKDELANDLYLLTERKVKLVESPRGDRARFQKLAQVNADTALQSRLAHKKSIQQRLHQLTETLALDSLPKRMECFDISHTSGQQTVASCVVFNQEGPNKSEYRRYNIAGITPGDDYAAMKQALERRFKQLGAESKIPDLLFIDGGLGQLGIAEQVFAELDWSEAPLKPLLIGVAKGESRKPGLETLIIGESHETFNLPVDSPALLLIQQVRDEAHRFAITGHRERRRKNAKRSTLEDIPGVGSSRRQALISYLGGMQQVKNASVDELAKVPGISLKMAQTIYDQFH, translated from the coding sequence ATGGATTTTGACGCGAAGGCGTTTCTGCGCTCGGTGACAGACCAACCGGGCGTATATCAGATGCTGAACGACAAAGATGAGGTTATCTATGTCGGCAAAGCGAAATCGTTAAAGAAGCGCCTTTCAAGCTATTTCCGCACTAATGTAGATTCCACAAAAACCCGCGCATTGGTTGCGAATATTGCCAATGTGACGGTGACGGTTACCCACACCGAAGCCGAAGCGCTGATCCTCGAAAACAATCTAATTAAGAAGTTTCGCCCGCGTTATAACGTGTTGCTTCGTGATGACAAGAGTTATCCCTACCTGTTGATCTCCGGTCATAAACACCCTCGTTTGGCTTACCACCGTGGCGCGAAGAAGGCCGCGGGTGAATACTTTGGTCCCTTTCCAAGTGGTAGCGCCGTGCGGGAGTCATTGAATCTCCTGCAAAAGCTGTTTCAGGTTCGTCAGTGCGATGATTCGACCTATCGTAATCGGTCGCGACCTTGCTTACAGCATCAGTTGGGACGCTGCACCGCACCTTGTGTGAATGGTTTTGTGTCAGAGCAAGCGTATGCAGACCAAGTGGCTAAAACACGGCTGTTTCTTAAGGGGCAAAGTGAAAAAGTGATTTCGCAGATGGTCTCGGAGATGGACCAAGCTGCGATGGCGTTAGACTTTGAACTGGCTGCCCAGCTGCGGGATCGGATCACCACCTTGCGGCAGGTCCAGGTGCAGCATAGTGTCGAAGCTGGCAAAGATGCGATGGATGTTATTGGTCTGGCGATTAACGGCAACCAATGTTGCCTCCACCTGCAGTTCATTCGTGATGGCAAATTGCTCGGAAACAAGAGCGTGTTCCCGACAGTGCCGTCAGCGACGGAGGCTGAAGAGCTCCTAGTGGCCCTGTTAACGCAATTTTATGGTGCTGAAGGGCGGGGCGGACAGGTACCTGCGATTATCGTGTTGCCGTTTAAGCTGGCAGAGAAAGATGAATTAGCGAATGACCTGTATTTGCTGACTGAGCGAAAAGTTAAGTTGGTGGAGAGTCCACGAGGTGATCGTGCACGGTTCCAAAAGCTGGCGCAAGTGAATGCCGATACTGCACTGCAGAGCCGTTTGGCCCATAAGAAATCAATTCAGCAACGTCTACATCAATTGACAGAAACGCTGGCACTAGACAGCTTGCCAAAGCGGATGGAGTGCTTCGACATCAGTCACACCTCGGGTCAGCAGACTGTTGCATCCTGTGTCGTGTTTAATCAGGAAGGGCCGAATAAGAGCGAATATCGCCGTTACAACATCGCTGGTATTACCCCTGGTGACGATTATGCGGCAATGAAGCAAGCACTAGAGCGGCGCTTTAAGCAGTTGGGCGCTGAAAGTAAGATCCCCGATCTGCTGTTTATCGACGGGGGTTTAGGTCAGCTAGGTATTGCTGAGCAGGTGTTCGCTGAGCTCGACTGGAGTGAAGCGCCACTAAAACCTTTATTGATTGGTGTCGCGAAAGGTGAGTCTCGTAAACCTGGTTTAGAGACACTGATCATCGGGGAAAGCCACGAGACGTTTAATTTGCCGGTCGATTCCCCTGCGCTTTTACTGATTCAGCAGGTTAGGGATGAAGCGCACCGTTTTGCCATTACAGGCCATAGAGAGCGCCGGCGTAAAAATGCTAAACGCTCAACATTGGAAGATATTCCAGGGGTAGGCAGTTCCCGTCGCCAAGCACTGATTAGTTATCTTGGCGGTATGCAACAGGTCAAAAATGCATCGGTTGATGAATTAGCTAAAGTGCCAGGGATCAGCTTAAAGATGGCGCAAACCATCTATGACCAGTTTCATTAG
- a CDS encoding DsrH/TusB family sulfur metabolism protein, translating to MKPLIILSEPLPAATATSLPSDSTLLLRAEACLMLHQPDQYAWLTQHSGECLVLADDATARGVRSGSQDFHLITMDEMVDLTLTHQPVISW from the coding sequence ATGAAGCCACTGATTATTCTATCCGAGCCCTTGCCGGCAGCGACAGCAACAAGTTTGCCAAGTGACAGCACCCTGCTGCTAAGAGCGGAGGCTTGCCTGATGCTGCATCAGCCCGATCAATATGCTTGGTTAACGCAACATTCGGGCGAATGTTTGGTGTTAGCCGATGATGCGACGGCACGCGGCGTCAGATCGGGCTCACAAGATTTCCACTTGATCACCATGGATGAAATGGTTGATCTGACCTTAACCCATCAACCCGTGATCAGTTGGTAG
- a CDS encoding thiol-disulfide oxidoreductase DCC family protein, with the protein MSMQATAIETLYFDGRCAMCSREIAFLKRHADSEIRFVDIHAGALPDGSDKQAMLEVLHMQGADGGWRMGIDATLLAWSHTPFSWIVSPLKIGWLRPFFETCYAKWAKRRYCRLYMTQAKQK; encoded by the coding sequence ATGAGCATGCAAGCGACAGCGATAGAAACGCTGTACTTCGATGGTCGCTGCGCCATGTGTAGTCGCGAGATCGCTTTCTTAAAACGCCATGCAGACAGCGAGATCCGTTTTGTCGATATCCATGCCGGCGCGTTGCCGGACGGCAGTGATAAACAAGCCATGCTTGAAGTGCTTCACATGCAAGGTGCCGATGGTGGTTGGCGTATGGGGATTGATGCAACCTTGTTGGCTTGGTCACACACCCCATTTAGTTGGATCGTCAGCCCATTAAAAATAGGGTGGCTCAGGCCGTTTTTCGAAACCTGCTACGCCAAATGGGCAAAGCGACGTTACTGTCGGTTGTATATGACGCAAGCTAAACAAAAATAG
- a CDS encoding NAD(P)/FAD-dependent oxidoreductase: protein MKIAVIGAGLSGLIAARELQTLGHNVDIFEKSRGRGGRLATKRLDWGAADTGAQYFTARDPRFIQEVEHWCNTGVAALWPFTPHKLIDGQLQPSPDDTLRFVGTPNMNSMAHHLADSLTVNLNIQIEQIDRRDSHWSLVDQKQQAWQGYHWVVLAIPAAQAQKLMPSNTLPIASEESLMKPCWALVLGTAGDVNPEIQGVFGDDVISWVSRLSAKPGRTVPDGCDDLWTLHFSPEWSKSHGKDARERVAAIGADWLSHVLGTELAVEHEYLHFWRYAHLDKDVESTSPKVNPDVNIALIGDWCSGGRVEGAYLSAMDLIARHFK from the coding sequence ATGAAGATCGCAGTGATTGGCGCGGGTTTATCAGGTTTAATAGCTGCTAGAGAGCTGCAAACTCTTGGGCACAATGTCGATATATTTGAAAAATCCCGTGGCCGTGGCGGCAGATTAGCAACCAAGCGATTGGATTGGGGCGCAGCGGACACCGGAGCCCAGTATTTTACAGCGCGGGATCCACGATTCATCCAAGAAGTTGAGCATTGGTGCAACACAGGCGTCGCCGCTTTGTGGCCATTTACCCCACACAAACTAATCGATGGACAACTTCAGCCATCACCAGACGACACTTTGCGGTTTGTTGGGACGCCGAACATGAACAGCATGGCACACCATCTGGCTGACAGCCTAACTGTTAACCTGAACATTCAGATAGAACAGATAGATAGGCGCGATAGCCATTGGTCGCTTGTAGATCAGAAGCAGCAGGCGTGGCAGGGTTACCACTGGGTGGTCTTAGCGATCCCCGCCGCGCAGGCTCAAAAATTAATGCCAAGCAACACACTGCCAATTGCATCTGAGGAATCTTTAATGAAGCCCTGCTGGGCATTGGTGCTGGGCACCGCCGGTGATGTGAACCCAGAGATCCAAGGCGTATTTGGCGATGATGTGATCTCCTGGGTATCACGACTGTCGGCCAAGCCGGGACGAACAGTTCCCGATGGTTGTGATGATCTGTGGACCCTTCACTTCTCCCCTGAGTGGTCTAAGTCTCATGGCAAAGACGCAAGAGAGCGCGTGGCAGCAATCGGCGCGGATTGGCTTAGTCATGTGCTTGGAACAGAGTTAGCTGTTGAACATGAGTATCTTCATTTTTGGCGCTACGCCCACCTAGATAAGGACGTTGAAAGTACAAGTCCAAAGGTTAACCCTGATGTGAACATCGCGCTCATTGGGGATTGGTGTTCGGGTGGACGAGTTGAAGGAGCTTATTTGTCGGCAATGGATCTGATTGCACGGCATTTCAAATAG